The following proteins are co-located in the Planococcus plakortidis genome:
- a CDS encoding ABC transporter ATP-binding protein translates to MFDVLWKLKWFFKENWLRYTIAVVLLFVANILEIVPPWLIGVAIDAIAQQELTSELLWQYIAALLIAMVLAYIINFIWQYQLFGGAYVIERQLRSSLMGHFLKMTPTFYEKNRTGDLMARSTNDLKAISETAGFGILTLVDSTLYMATIVVAMGMLVSWELTFLAILPLPVLAIVVQLLGKKIHERYTLAQDAFGDMNDSVLESVGGVRVVRAYVQERSSEKEFQDMTQDVYEKNMAVERIDALFAPVTKVLTGISYVIGLGYGAFLVSEGTMTLGDLVAFNVYLGMIVWPMFAIGELINILQRGNASIDRVNETLDYAEDVVDPKTTTETGHPERIGFRDFGFTYPQSTSINLQGINLSMNSGQTLGIVGKTGSGKTTFVKQLLKEYPTGEGSLTMNGIEINELSKAQLRDWIGYVPQDHVLFSRTILENILFGKADATEEEISQAIKLSHFEKDLAMLPNGLETLVGEKGVALSGGQKQRISIARAIIKNPEILILDDSLSAVDAKTEAKIIENIQRERSGKTTIITTHRLSAVKHADWIVVLDDGRIIEEGTHEKLVAKQGWYHEQFLRQQIGEVQ, encoded by the coding sequence ATGTTTGATGTTTTATGGAAATTGAAGTGGTTTTTTAAAGAAAATTGGCTGCGCTATACAATCGCAGTCGTGCTCTTATTTGTAGCGAATATTCTCGAAATCGTGCCGCCGTGGCTGATCGGTGTGGCGATCGACGCCATCGCCCAGCAGGAGTTGACGAGTGAATTGCTGTGGCAGTATATCGCCGCTTTACTGATAGCGATGGTGCTGGCGTACATCATCAATTTCATTTGGCAATACCAATTATTCGGCGGGGCGTATGTCATCGAGCGGCAATTGCGTTCAAGCTTAATGGGGCATTTCCTCAAGATGACACCGACATTTTACGAGAAGAACCGGACGGGGGACTTGATGGCCCGTTCAACCAATGATTTGAAGGCGATCTCCGAGACGGCAGGATTCGGGATCTTGACGCTGGTCGACTCGACTTTGTATATGGCCACGATTGTCGTGGCGATGGGCATGCTGGTGTCGTGGGAACTGACCTTTTTGGCGATTTTGCCGTTGCCGGTGCTGGCGATTGTCGTCCAGTTGCTCGGCAAGAAAATACATGAACGGTACACCTTGGCGCAAGATGCTTTCGGGGATATGAACGATAGCGTCCTGGAATCGGTCGGCGGCGTCCGTGTCGTCAGGGCATATGTGCAGGAACGTTCATCTGAAAAGGAATTCCAAGACATGACGCAGGACGTCTATGAAAAGAACATGGCGGTCGAGCGCATCGATGCCTTGTTCGCGCCGGTCACGAAAGTGCTGACGGGCATCAGCTATGTCATCGGCCTCGGCTACGGGGCATTCCTGGTTTCCGAAGGGACGATGACTTTGGGCGATTTGGTCGCCTTCAACGTCTATCTCGGCATGATTGTCTGGCCGATGTTTGCAATCGGTGAATTGATCAATATCCTGCAGCGCGGCAATGCATCGATCGACCGTGTCAATGAAACCTTGGATTACGCAGAAGACGTCGTCGACCCGAAAACGACAACAGAAACCGGGCATCCGGAGCGCATCGGCTTCCGCGATTTCGGTTTCACGTATCCGCAATCGACATCGATCAATTTGCAAGGCATCAATTTATCGATGAACAGCGGGCAAACGCTCGGCATCGTCGGCAAGACGGGTAGCGGCAAAACGACATTCGTCAAACAGCTGCTAAAGGAATACCCGACAGGCGAAGGATCTTTGACGATGAATGGCATCGAAATCAATGAACTGAGCAAGGCGCAATTGCGCGACTGGATCGGCTATGTCCCGCAGGATCATGTCCTGTTTTCGCGGACGATCCTGGAGAACATCCTGTTCGGGAAAGCGGATGCGACGGAAGAAGAAATTTCACAAGCCATCAAGCTGTCCCATTTCGAAAAGGATTTGGCGATGCTCCCGAACGGCCTTGAGACGCTGGTGGGCGAGAAAGGCGTCGCGTTATCCGGAGGGCAAAAACAGCGTATCTCGATTGCGCGGGCAATCATCAAAAATCCGGAAATCCTCATTTTGGATGATTCCTTATCGGCTGTCGACGCCAAGACGGAAGCCAAGATCATCGAGAACATCCAACGCGAGCGGTCAGGCAAGACGACGATCATCACGACGCACCGGTTGTCTGCTGTCAAACACGCCGATTGGATTGTCGTGCTGGATGACGGGCGTATCATCGAGGAAGGCACGCACGAAAAATTAGTGGCAAAACAAGGCTGGTATCATGAACAATTCCTCCGCCAGCAAATCGGGGAGGTGCAATAA
- a CDS encoding YheE family protein — MLQHFKFKPMFEDSRLPGWNISFFYRNERIRGEYHPDGSIIWQSAPPQDEEAIKKMVHELMLYHVYD, encoded by the coding sequence ATGCTGCAGCATTTCAAATTCAAGCCGATGTTCGAGGACAGCCGGCTGCCCGGCTGGAATATCTCATTTTTTTACCGCAATGAACGCATTCGCGGCGAATATCATCCGGACGGTTCGATTATTTGGCAATCCGCTCCGCCGCAGGACGAGGAAGCCATCAAGAAGATGGTCCATGAGCTGATGCTCTATCATGTATACGACTGA
- a CDS encoding ABC transporter ATP-binding protein: MGTGKRLTKYALQFKRVIIWGLVFLAVAVAADLAAPLIAKEIIDEHISDAGAIEFGPIAQLLALFFGLSVVTAVFRYLQYILLQKGANRVIRKMRTDVFEHVQRLPISYFDNLPAGKVVARITNDTEAIRELFVTVLAQFATSFMYMAGIYAALFYLDWRMAAIAFVLVPLLYAWMLIYRKYASNFNHIVREKVSEMNAMINESIQGMSIIQAFRREKQMKGEFEELNDKHFKFQQKLLVLEAAASHNMVGVLRSMIFVLFIWYFGSASMSGNEVVTVGVLYAFVDYIIRLFNPISGIVNQFSRLEQSLVAAERVFRLLDRPGEPVSDDRVERYAGNVSFEQVWFAYKDEEYVLKDLSFEAKQGETIALVGHTGSGKSSIMNLLFRFYDTTKGQILIDGVNVKDLPRQAVREHMGIVLQDPYLFTGTIESNITLGDERVSREKAQAALAAVGGERVTKHLPKGIDEPVVEKGSTLSSGQRQLVSFARALAFDPAILILDEATSNIDTETEEIIQHAMDVLKKGRTTFIIAHRLSTIKNADRILVLDRGEIAESGTHDELMEHGGIYRQMYRIQSGMATTQNVG, from the coding sequence ATGGGAACAGGAAAACGTTTAACAAAGTATGCATTGCAATTCAAGCGTGTCATCATTTGGGGCTTGGTGTTCCTTGCGGTCGCGGTAGCTGCCGATTTGGCGGCACCATTGATTGCCAAGGAAATCATCGATGAACACATCTCGGATGCCGGAGCAATCGAATTCGGGCCGATCGCACAGCTTCTGGCGCTGTTCTTCGGCTTGTCGGTCGTCACGGCAGTGTTCCGTTACCTGCAGTATATCTTGCTGCAAAAAGGCGCGAACCGTGTCATCCGTAAAATGCGGACCGATGTCTTTGAACATGTCCAGCGCTTGCCGATCAGCTATTTCGATAATTTGCCGGCAGGGAAAGTGGTCGCGCGCATCACCAACGACACCGAAGCGATCCGCGAGTTGTTCGTCACGGTGCTTGCGCAATTCGCGACAAGTTTCATGTATATGGCCGGGATCTATGCAGCATTGTTCTATCTGGACTGGCGCATGGCGGCGATCGCGTTCGTACTCGTGCCGCTGTTGTATGCATGGATGCTCATTTACCGGAAATATGCTTCGAATTTCAACCACATTGTCCGGGAAAAAGTCAGCGAGATGAATGCCATGATCAATGAATCGATCCAAGGCATGAGCATCATCCAGGCATTCCGCCGGGAGAAGCAGATGAAAGGCGAGTTTGAAGAGCTCAATGATAAGCATTTCAAATTCCAGCAGAAACTATTGGTGTTAGAGGCCGCCGCTTCGCACAATATGGTCGGCGTCTTGCGCTCGATGATTTTCGTGCTGTTCATCTGGTATTTCGGCAGTGCCTCGATGAGCGGCAATGAGGTCGTGACGGTCGGCGTCTTGTATGCATTTGTCGATTACATCATCCGCTTGTTCAATCCGATCAGCGGCATCGTCAACCAATTCAGCCGCCTGGAACAATCACTCGTGGCAGCTGAACGGGTGTTCCGCTTGCTTGACCGCCCAGGTGAACCGGTCAGCGACGACCGGGTCGAGCGCTATGCAGGCAATGTGAGCTTTGAACAGGTCTGGTTTGCGTATAAAGATGAGGAATACGTTTTGAAGGATCTATCATTTGAAGCGAAGCAAGGGGAGACTATCGCACTTGTCGGCCATACAGGATCAGGAAAAAGTTCGATCATGAACTTGCTGTTCCGTTTTTACGACACGACAAAAGGGCAGATTCTGATAGACGGCGTCAATGTCAAGGATTTGCCGAGGCAGGCTGTGCGTGAACATATGGGGATCGTTTTGCAAGACCCGTATTTATTCACGGGAACGATCGAATCCAATATCACGCTCGGGGACGAACGCGTCAGCCGTGAAAAAGCGCAAGCGGCACTGGCGGCAGTCGGCGGCGAGCGTGTCACGAAGCATTTGCCGAAAGGCATCGATGAGCCGGTCGTGGAAAAAGGCAGTACGCTTTCTTCCGGGCAGCGCCAGCTGGTGTCATTTGCACGGGCGTTGGCTTTCGATCCGGCGATTTTGATCCTGGACGAAGCGACATCGAATATCGATACGGAAACAGAAGAAATCATCCAGCATGCGATGGATGTATTGAAGAAAGGCCGGACGACGTTCATCATCGCCCACCGTCTGTCGACCATCAAGAATGCAGACCGCATCTTGGTGCTCGACCGTGGCGAAATCGCTGAATCCGGCACGCATGATGAATTGATGGAACACGGCGGCATCTACCGCCAGATGTATCGCATCCAATCAGGGATGGCCACTACCCAGAACGTTGGGTAA